From the bacterium genome, the window GGCGACTGAGGCGTACGAGTTGTACGCCGCAGGGAGCCGGGAGGAGTGCAACGCCGCAGATGGCCCCGTATCAGCGGCCTGTTACGCGGAAACGCCAGCCGCGCAGGGAGAAGACCGCGCCGTCCTGCGTGATCTGCTCCAGGCGCACGCCGGGCGCAGCGTCCTGCCCCTCGCGCACGATGCGGTCGTTGACCGTCAGCAGCCGCAACCCCGGCTCCTCGGACCAGACGTGCCCGCTGACCGAGAACTTGGCGAGGGTCGCGCGCAGGTCCTGGGGCAGTTCCTCCATACCGACGACGCGACCATCGGCCGGCGGTGCCTCGGGTTCCGGCGCCGGGGTGGCGGCTTCGATCGGCACCGGCTGGGAAGTGACGACCGGCAGGGGCGTCGCCGGGTTCACGGCCGGCGGCGGCGCGATCGATGACGGAAGCGGGGCCAGGGCGGGGACCGCGACGGGCGCGGGGACCGCTGGCGGCGCGGGCGCCGGCGGCTGTGCTTCGGCGGGCACCGCCGGC encodes:
- a CDS encoding general secretion pathway protein GspB, which encodes PAVPAEAQPPAPAPPAVPAPVAVPALAPLPSSIAPPPAVNPATPLPVVTSQPVPIEAATPAPEPEAPPADGRVVGMEELPQDLRATLAKFSVSGHVWSEEPGLRLLTVNDRIVREGQDAAPGVRLEQITQDGAVFSLRGWRFRVTGR